tttgctcttctaggccggcacCGCTTACGCAGTCCAGCAAAAAACACCATCATAAAAGGTATAGAAAACTCTTCTTGAGCTAAGAGAAAATACATGCCCTTTGACCCCTGAGACTGTAGCCTCACCTCTCCTGGAAGAGTTTGGAGGGGATGAGTCCAGCGCGGAGGTTGCTGTCACCCACCCGTTTTGCCTGCCACCAGGTGGGGTCGTCCTGGGTTACCACCTGCAAGATGTCACCTCGTTTGAAAGGAAGACCCGCCTCCTGGCAGGGCGTGGCCTTGTCCTCTGCTGGGATGTAGTCAAACATGGCCCTCATGTAGACCtgtgaaaccacacacacacacacacaaaaccaaatGACAGAATTAGAAAACGTCGCATAGAATTCAGAATCAGAATTCTCCATGGGTATTGACAATATGTGTCATGTGAACATACCAACTCTGCCCATCTTGGCACACTTTGACTTAATCTGCCATTGACTGTCCAGAAACCATGTGGTCGTAACCCAGGGTCTGTTCTGAGCGTGGCCAGTCTGTCGTGTCTGTACTGAGCGTGGCCAATCTGTGGTGTCTGTACTGAGCGTGGCCAGACTGTGGTGTCTGTACTGAGCGTGGCCAGACTGTGGTGTCTGTACTGAGCGTGGCCAGACTGTGGTGTCTGTACTGAGCGTGGCCAGACTATCTTGTGTCTGTACTCAaggatgggcagtatttatggTACATATAATAGTGTGCTACTTTCAGCCTATGTTACGTTTTCATCGGTTGTGCacgaaaatataataatacagtgTTTCAGTGTTGTACAACATTGCATTAGAATGCCACAATATGGTGTAACTTATGAAATGCACACACGTGTGCCTTATTGTCATTAACAACGTTGTGCCGCAGCAGGTTGTCAACCCATCCACAACGGTTTGTGTGTTGTAGCTCACATCACGCTGACCCTGAACATTAAATTGTTGTTACTTTAAAACAAACCTTTGTCTGGGTGATCACAGGGATGtgtgaatatttgatctgttaaaTGGTTGCACATGTCAGATTTATCGCATGACTCATTAGgcagggatagatcaaataggaCAATAGATGGAAGGATTGCAAAGTGATTtcatgctcccttgtaaaatgtttttagaaaacaaaaatacagtattttatttcaatagTTTTATTGTGATACTTAAAATTAAGGACACCACAGCGTGCCCAGGCTGGGGTGTCTGTTCTGAGCGTGACCAGACTGTGGTTTCTGTACTGAGCGTGCCCAGACTGCTATCTGTATTGAGCATGCCCAGACTGTGGTGTCTGTGCTGAGTGTTCCCAGACTGTGGTGTCTGTACTGAGCGTGCTCAGACTGTGGTGTCTGTACTGAGCATGCTCAGACTGCTGTCTGTATTGAGCGTGACCAGACTGTGGTGTCCCTCACCTTGCTCTCCTTCAGATGGTCCTCCTCTTTTATAGCTGGGATTATCTTCAGGGTGATGGAGCCTTGAGACTGGGActgaatcacacacagacaaacgtgTTGACCACAGCAAACCAACAGTGCTTGTGGAGCCATCAGCATAATGCAATTCACAATTATGGATATGAGGTAGTGTGGTGTATGGCCAGTATACCATGGCTGGACatagctcttagctgtggtataatgTGAACACATCACAAATGCCTGAGATGCCTGAAATGCTATTATAAACCGGTTATCCAGACAATTAGAACGGTAAGATGTGATGTCATGTCCATGGGATGGATCTCATATATGCTGGCTTTCAGTCAGTAAGCTTGTTTGGGTGTTCGTACCACCCCGCTAAAAGTTTCCCACGGCCTTACCAGAAGCTGACTGATCTCATCAGGTCTCTTGTGGATGATGGAGATGCCGTTGACTTCCCGCAGCTCATCCCCCACATGGACCAGCCCTTCACAGAGAGGGAATGGTGTGAGAAGAAATGACCGGACCCGGAGCGGAGTCCCACATAGCAGGCTATTCACTAAGTGCACTACATCTGACCACTCATCTGAAGAAAGGgtttgtcagggaaatttcttacactgatgGGTTCTttctgattaaaggactgagtccccatgtttagataagtaaaggaatgtaggtagagtggggtctggtgtttgtctcagggagacatccttgaacagcatccttgaccggcactagtggattagttactcgtaaatgaattaatctgtataacacttttagggtctatccttgggtgtccagacattgtgactcctaaaaggttgaaaaggattaccatgtgaatgtgttttattgacatacataTTACCACTCCCCTTTTTACTCTTCTTTAAATGCtgatgcttgtcctgttttactttagagattattcattgttactttgtaacctgtgtattctctccttgcaagaataaactgattattgtgcaaattgagttttcctctgtcttacctaccattttcgtaaatagtttggactttagaaattgccttCACAGGTTCCTAACAGGTTATTTGGCTATTCCTGTGCGCTAACCCTCTGAACAAAAACCTTAATGAAACCTTTCTGTTAAGAGCCTGTAAAGCTGCCTAAATACTGGACTACATAGGGAAAAGGAAGTAGAAAAATAGGATTTAGGAAATAGGAAATCATTCTACTTCACACCCTGCACAGCAACATATAAGTTGAAGGGGTTCTTTGCAGTTATATGAGTTATATCAGTTTAATGGGGTACTATGTCAGTTATATCAGTACTGTTTCAGATATATCAGTACTATATTAGTTATTATCAGTACTATGTCAGTTATATCAGTACTGTATTAGTTATTATTAATACTGTGTCAGTTATATCAGTACTGTATTAGTTATTATTAATACTGTGTCAGTTATATCAGTACTGTATTAGTTATTATTAATACTGTGTCAGTTATATCAGTACTGTATTAGTTATTATTAATACTGTGTCAGTTATATCAGTACTATCTAGACAACAGGGCTTGTGTCAGTATTGCATAAGTTATATCTATACTGTATTAGTTATTATCAGTGTCAGTTATATCAGTACTGTATTAGTTATTATTAATACTGTGTCAGTTATATCAGTACTATCTAGACAACAGGGCTTGTGTCAGTATTGCATAAGTTATATCTATACTGTATTAGTTATTATCAGTGTCAGTTATATCTATACTGTATTAGTTATTATCAGTACTGTGTCAGTTAAACCAGAACTATGTTAGTTATTATCAGAACTGTGTCAGTTATATCAGTactatttgattatatcttttcatgtgacaacactgaagaaatgacactttgctacaatgtaaagtaatgagtgtacagtttgtataacagtgtaaattagctgtcccctcaaaataacacaacacacagctattaatgtctaaaccgctggcaacataagtgagtacacccctaagtgaaaatgtccaaattaggcccaaagtgtcaatattttatgtGGCCACCATTAGAAGAgtactccagtggcaacctgtgaagcttatggtgaactccatgcccaagaagtttaaggcagtgctggaaaataatggtggccacataaaatattgacactttgggcccaatttggacattttcacctcagggtgtacttacttttgttgccagcggtttagacattaatagctgtgtgttgtgttattttgaggggactgcaaatttacactgttatacaagctgtacactcactactttacattgtagcaaagtgtcatttcttcagtgatgtcacatgaaaagatataatcaaatatttgcaaaaatgtgaggggtgtactcacttttgtgagacactgtcTATCTATACTGTATCATTTATTATCAATACTGTGTCAGTAATATCTATACTGTATCAGTTATTATCAGTACTGTGTCAGTAATATCTATACTGTATCAGTTATTATCAGTACTGTGTCAGTAATATCTATACTGTATTAGTTATTATCAGTACTGTGTCAGATATATAAGTACTATATTAGTTATTATCAGTACCATGTCAGTTATATCAGTACTGTATTAGTTATTATCAGTACTGTCCGTTATATCAGTACTGTATTACTTATTATCAGTACTGTCAGTTATATCAGTACTGTATTAGTTATTATCAGTACTGTGTCAGCTATATCTATACTGTATCAGTtatttggggtttaaggccggatgtctctgtaaagcactttgtgacaactgctgttgtaaaaagggctttataaaatacatttgattaattgattgatggTTATTATCAGTACTGTGTCAGTTATATCCATACTGTATTAGTTATTATCAGTGTCAGTTATATCTATACTGTATTAGTTATTATCAGTACTGTGACAGTTATATCTATGCTGTATTAGTTATTATCAGTACTGTGTCAGTTATATCTATACTGTATTAGTTATTATCAGTACTGTGTCAGTTATATCAGTACTGGATGCTATGTGAGCAGACAGGAACACATCATATAAAAACCCAGACAGAATTCCTCCCCTTTTCTATGATTTGAAGAGCGTTCACATACCCTCGACCAAGCCCACAAGGAAGCCTTGGAAGTTATTCATTCTTATGATACACACCCATTGTATCCAAATATCCCTCATCAGCCACATAATCACACACCAGATGCCCTCGTCAGCCTATGCAgtattataaaccaggtggttcgAATCCTGATTGCTGATTTTCTGATAGCTGTGCGTATATGACTTTACATCATGTTTTATGTTCTAACTCATAAGAGTAATAAAGCATATCTGTGATATATTGCCACTGTTCCACTGCTTAGCTCTCTGCACCAGGCACTCCGTGATCTTACCACACCCATTTTActgtataagtactgatgattgttcTGTGTTACTTTAGAGATGCCTCACAGTTTATTTTGTAATACGTGactcctctctccttgcaagtacataaaaactgctaattgtgccaaTAGAATTTTGTCTCTATACTTCCTAAAAGAGTTCTactcgatggaattgccatcacattttcagtgagtgtgtgtctgtgtggttgacTCACCACATTATGTAAATCCTAATTTgtatctctgtctgcctgcctgtctatctgcctgtctctctgtctgtctgtctatttgtcagtctgtctatttgtctgtctctctgttcgtCAAACTTGTTCTCATCTCTGAGCCATCTCAGTATCATTATAGGAGAAGATTCCCTGCTGTGATTTTCCACATTCACTGACATCCTCCACTATACTTAAGCAATAaggggttgtggtatattgccagtacctcacagctaagggctgttctCTTAGGCAGGATGCATCACGGAGTGCCTGGTGCAGAGAGCTTAGCAGTGGAACAGTGGCAATATATCACAGAGATGCTTTATTACTCTTATGAGTTAGAACATAAAACATGATGTAAAGTCATACCCACAGCTATCAGAAAATCAGCAATCAGGATTcgaaccacctggtttataatacTGCATAGGCTGACATTTATAATCAGACATCAACTTATGTATGTATAGGTACATCTGGCTGTATTATTGATCAATTCCCAGACACAAGGAGGCAGGATGAATCAGAGTGGGTTTGGATCAGACACAAGGAGGCAGGATGAATCAGAGTGGGTTTGGATCAGACACAAGGAGGCAGGATGAATCAGAGTGGGTTTGGATCAGACACAAGGAGGCAGGATGAATCAGAGTGGGTTTGGATCAGACACAAGGAGGCAGGATGAATCAGAGTGGGTTTGGATCAGACACAAGGAGGCAGGATGAATCAGAGTGGGTTTTGAATCAGATACACGGAAGCAGGATGAATCAGGGTGGGTATGAATTAGACACAAGGAGACAGGATGAATCAGAATGGGTTTGAATCAGACACAAAGAGACATGACAGGAATCACTCACCACTTCGGTCTGCAGCCCCGCCCCTCATGATGCGAGCCACGATCACCGACCCTGTGGACTCATCCCGTCTGATAGTGGCCCCCTGGAATACAACAAGTTCAGAGACTTTCTACATCCATAAACTTTTCATCCTTTATTGCCGTTTCATGTCATCAGTCCACCGAAGCTTCAAGATCAATGTAAATTCACTGATAGTAACAGGTGGTGACTATttcatgtaaacaaatgtttgccACCTCCAATCAAAACCACAAGTACAAAACCTGGTTGCTGCAAGATTATTTGAGTCCGCCAACACTCCGTGTTGTCACTGGGACTCACCAGTGGCTCCTTGTTCTTCACCAATCTGACAATCTTCACGGACTCCTCATCCAGCTCATCCTCGAAGTCGTCAGGCAGTGGGGGAAGCACAGGGTCAAAGTTTTTCTGGGCCACCGTGTCATGAACTGACAGAACTGCCTGATAGGATATGGAGGAGGaagatttgtgtctttgttcaACAAGTGCTTCCAGTCATGGGGTTAACTCACAGATATCCAATAAAACAGAGTCACTTGGAACACTCTCTGTGTCTTTGCCTTTATGAGTCCAGTAGAGGACTGACCGCTCCTCAGAGCCAAGTTCCTGTCTAGGTTTCATTCAAGGTTCCTTCCCTTGATGTGTTCTTTAGCTTGGATATCTGTATAATAGTTTGGTGACAGCTGCTGTTTTAAAGAGGGCTTCATTAAAACcactttgattgattgatttgtttaCCTTTAGATGGGGTGACGTCAACAGCTGTAGGAGCTCCTTCTCCTCAACACTCATTGGTCCACTCTGCAGCTCCTCTGCGACCTGCCAAACCAAACGCAGTGGCTGGTCACACCATGACCTCTGAACCTGTGTATCCAGCAGTGTCAGCTTGGGACATTTATCACGCAatgttatccagagcaacaaGTCAGTGAACCACCATGCTCCATCGAGCAACATGGGACTTAAGCAATGGTATAGCATATTGTAATGTAGAAATCAGAGAAACATCGAAATTTAACAGTGTAGAATTTCACAGGTGTCGCCTGAAGCAGCAATCAAcaaaatctacacacacacattactacacacaaacacacacacacatgaatacacacacacatacacacagaagaGAATACATAGCCAGGAGCCATGGAGTCAGCATTTTTCCTCTTACTAACTGGCATGAGGAGAGTGAGGTGAGGCAGGATGTGGAGTCTCATTAGTGTTTGGATGAGTCAGCACTTTCAGCCACGACTCATTTCCATACTGTCACTCCACGGCTCCTCTCGGCTTGCTCCTCCTTCCGTCCTAACTAACACACCTGGACCGACTTCCCTGGAAGGGGACTTTGGACCCTGGCCGggtgcatgcttgtgtgtgcctgtggcGGCGCTGCTGAACTTACATCCTCGGCCAGTGAAGCTGCACTGTGAAGGACAGGGGTGGGACTCTGGCGCTCGTACTGCCTCAGCTTCTCGTGGATCTGCAACAGCCAATCGGAAGAGAGGGCAGAGACCTCACACACCAAGATATTGGTGatgaaacatacatacacacacacacacatacaataatCCTAAGAACAGATCGTAGCCGTGGTATATCGGCCATATACCTCACACACTTACAGTATACTGCATTGCTAAGGGTTCTTACTAAAGTGAGACACACATGAACCCCTATCCTCAACTTGGTCTCATCTGCACCTTCATGAGGTAGCCGAGGCTCTTCTCACTGAAGATGTCTTTGAGAAAGACCATGTCCTCCTTGTGATTGGCATCTGGCCGCAGCTGGGATGTCAGCAGAGCCAGAGTCTCGTGCAGGCCTGCatagaggaggggggagggagaaccGGGTCCTCAGAAGGGACAGAGAAAACCTGAGATTCTGCAGAATCTTAATTTGAAACAGTTGTCTACAGCAGGAAGGTAATAGCAACAGGAAACGGGAATTACTATGTTGACTAGAATAactggatttgttttttttacgaGTTAAAACATCCTGCAGATTCATTTTCTGTAAGATAAAGTAGAAAATGTCTTACTGAAAATCACAAACTTAAAAACATAAACTGGTCACTATAATACACAGCAGATTTGAAATATGCTTTGAAGGAAAGTTCTCCTTGGATTGGTTGATCACATTAAGAGACTGTATGTTTGATGCAGAAAGGCAGCAGCAGCTGAGGATTTTCCTCTCACCTGTGCCTGCGGAGAGGACCGGCATGGCTTCTTTCATGGGTCAGCAAGAAGGCCTggccaaaacaaaagaaaatggacTATTATGGACTATTATTCACATAGTTCCTTTACGTGTCCTCTTCTTTCACACTTTGTTGTTCATAACGAAGATGTCAGTGGGCTAGGGGTGATTCAGGGGCATAGCAGACAGTTTTAGGTTAGCCTGAAAGTattgcatggtgtgtgtgtgtgtgtgtagcagatGTGCTTTGATCTGGAGTGTGGTTAATGAGGCCAGTATATCATTCCATCCACACACAGCTTTGCGCATCCTTTGCATTAACTAGCCAAGGCCTCACCTTgatctgtgtgcgtgtgtttctgtgtgttaacGAGATACTGTAGAGATGTAAGTTACTGTAATGTGATCCACTCTCAATCTGGACACTACTCATGCTGTAAGCACCATGCCcattgtctatctgtctgtccacAACCAGCAACACAATCACATCCATAAAACTCCTGTTTCCTGTTAGGCGTGGGAGTATAGCAGCATACTCTTTAAAATGGCCGTTTCAACCAACAATCAGTCCCCATAGAGCTGGCCAGTCTGTTGGCAGGGAGACTTACAATGTGTGTCCTggatgaagaaaaatatattttcaaaaccaaaAAGTGTCCttctaaaaaatataaaatgctcAACAGTGATAAAGGCACTGTCCTCCATccgaaaaatatattaaaacctATTGTGGCCTTTCTTCTCAGAATTCTGAGTAGTCACAAAAAATCTAGTCCAAATCTGTTTCCTTCTTCTCCTTAAGCGGTAACCCAGGGATATGGTGTGGTAACCCAGGGATATGGTGTGGTAACCCACAGATATGGTGTGGTAACCCAGGGATATGTTGAGGTAACCCAGGGATATGTTAAGGTAACCCAGGGATAGGTTGAGGTAACCCAGGGATAGGTTGAGGTAACCCAGGGATATGTTGAGGTAACCCAGGAATAGGTTGAGGTAACCCCTGGAAATGGTGAGGAAACCCAGGGACATGATGTGGTAACCCAGGGATATGGTGTGGTAACCCACAGATATGGTGTGGTAACCCAGGGATATGTTGAGGTAACCCAGGGATATGTTAAGGTAACCCAGGGATAGGTTGAGGTAACCCAGGGATAGGTTGAGGTAACCCAGGGATATGTTGAGGTAACCCAGGAATAGGTTGAGGTAACCCCTGGAAATGGTGAGGAAACCCAGGGACATGATGTGGTAACCCAGGGATATGTTGAGGTAACCCAGGGATATGTTGAGGTAACCCAGGGATATGTTAAGGTAACCCAGGGATAGGTTGAGGTAACCCAGGGATAGGTTGAGGTAACCCAGGGATATGGTGTGGTAAACCAGGGATATGGTGTGGTAACCCAGGGATATGTTGAGGTAACCCAGGGATATGTTGAGGTAACCCAGGGATAGGTTGAGGTAAGTGTTAGTTGTGGGAGAGATGGCTGCTCAGCCTGGCTCAGGTGAGGTGCTGgaaatagaaatgtgttttatttctgaaaCAGGGCTGTCGCTGTTGACCAGCAGAAAACAGTAGATGTTGCCTGCAGGATGATATGTCATGGCACAGTCTACAACAAGAGGACCATCTTGCTGGTGAATTCAGTGTACTCAGCTGGGACCGCAGCGCTTTTCCCCCGACTGTCTGAAAAGGTCTTAACGTAATGGACAGAGAGCAACCTCACACCAGGTCTGGGGATCAATACCCCTGTCACTCCTCTTTATACTCCCcatccctcatcagcctgcagGGGCAGGACCTGTGGCGTTTAAACCCCAGACAGTCACTCCGCACCCTGCAGCCTCATAATCTACtgcatgtcccaaatggcactctggCAGTGACATATTGTAGACTGTGGGAGTCATAGTGTCAGTATATTGTAGACTATGGGAGTCATAGTGCCAGTAAATTATTGACTGTGGGAGTCATAGTTTCAGTATATTATAGACTGTGGGAGTCATAGTGTCAGTATATTATTGACTGTGGGAGTCATAGTTTCAGTATATTATAAACCACGGGAGTCATAGTGTCAGCATATTGTAGACTATGGGAGTCATAAAGTCAGTGTATTGTAGATGTTGGGAGTCATAGTGTCAATATATTGTAGACTATGGGAGTCATAAAGTCAGTATATTGTAGACTGTGGGAGTCATAATGTCAGTATATTGTAGACTGTGGGAGTCATAATGTCAGTATATTGTAGACTGTGGGAGTCATAGTGTCAGTATATTATTGACTGTGGGAGTCATAATGTCAGTATATTATTGACTGTGGGAGTCATAATGTCAGTATATTGTAGACTGTGGGAGTCATAGTGTCAGTATATTATTGACTGTGGGAGTCATAGTGTCAGTATATTGTAGACTATGGGAGTCATAGTGTCAGTTTATTATTGACTGTGGGAGTCATAGTGTCAGTTTATTATAGACTGCGGGAGTCATAGTGTCAGTGCATTTCCCTCAGCTCTTGGATCTTCCTAATATTTGCAACCAAGGTCTGATCAATCCAATACACAGTAACTGAGACAAACATCTACAGAACTGCTAAAACCATATCCTGAGTAAATGTCATGTTGGCTTCTTAAAGAACGACAGACCATGGATTCACCCTGTTCAGCCTAATTGAAGAACAAACACAGCAAACATCTTGTGgtgatatatataaaaaataaaattacatacTAATTAAAAGCCATGTTTGGGGGAAAATCCCAAATTACTAAGTCAACAATTAATATTGGCAATGAATCGAGATTTCATTCCTCAGGGCAGGAGGTTTAGAACGGGAAAACACATCACTAATCTGTCCCAATTATTATGGTGCTCGGAAATATAAGGACTATGTATAAAAAGTGTTGTCATTCATAAACGGTGACACCACTTTGTACACAAAACCCCTTTAATAAAAGTTCAGAGTCAGTATCTTAAGTTAATAGCAATTGTCTGATTACAAATCCAACATGTCCTAATATAGAAGCAAAATAAGTAAAAATTcttcactgtcccaataattctggaggggcCTGTGTTACCCACTGATCACACTGATCCTCAAAGAATTTGGAAACACAACAAACATGAACAAACTGTTATGTTTGGCAAAATGATGCAATGTTCAATTACAACTGTAACATTTCTGACCTGTTGAAATGGGCAAACAGTGGAGCATAAACAACATGGTTGACATCTATAATGTATCTTTTTACATTCCCTTGAAATGTATACGTTCATTGTTTGAACATTGTGACAACACTGTGACCTAGCTAATgatgtaacatttaaaatgtctttatcTATTTGAAACTTTTGTGTGTACTTAAGaaaaaggaagaaaggaaagagagaggaaaggaaagaggagaaggaaaagagggatagagggaaAGGCAGGAGGTTATGAAGAGAGTGAgataggagaggagagagtgagatatgagaggagagagtgagataggagaggagagagtgagataggagaggagagagtgagatatGAGAGGAGAGATTGAAATATGAGAGGTGAGAGTGAgataggagaggagagagtgagataggGGAGGAGATAGTGAGatatgagaggagagagtgagataggagaggagagagtgagataggagaggagagagtgagataggagaggagagagtgagataggagaggagaggagagagtgagacatgagaggagagagtgagataggagaggagagagtgaaataGGAGAGGACACGGTTAAAAGAGCAAGAGTTGGAACGCGTCACACTGCCCTCTGGACGCTCCTGAAACAGCCTAATGTGTCCATGTGCTACTGGCCAACTTCAACATCTTTTCAGGCTGAAGTGGAGCTTCCTCTTTTCCTATAGACACTTATATAGTCATCTGGTTGATGTGTTTACTGCTTCATATGGAAGAGCTGCATTAAGCTCTGCATGCACAACAACTAGTGAGGGGGAGAAGACTTCCTGCTGAATACTGGCACAACAACTAGTGAGGGGAGAGGACTTCCTGCTGAATACTGGCACAACAACTAGTGAGGGGGAGAAGACTTCCTGCTGAATACTGGCACAACAACTAGTGAGGGGAGAGGACTTCCTGCTGAATACTGGCACAATAACTAGTGAGGGGAGAGGACTTCCTGTTGAACACTGGCACAATAACTAGTGAGGGGACAGGACTTCCTGTTGAACACTGGCACAATAACTAGTGAGGGGACAGGACTTCCTGTTGAACACTGGCACAATAACTAGTGAAAGGGAGAGGACTTCCTGttgaacactgacacaattaCTAGTGAGGGGGAGAGGACTTCCTGCTGAATACTGGCACAATAACTAGTGAGGGGGAGAGGACTTCCTGCTGAACACTGGCATAATAACTA
This is a stretch of genomic DNA from Esox lucius isolate fEsoLuc1 chromosome 11, fEsoLuc1.pri, whole genome shotgun sequence. It encodes these proteins:
- the mpp3a gene encoding MAGUK p55 subfamily member 3 isoform X3, which codes for MKEAMPVLSAGTGLHETLALLTSQLRPDANHKEDMVFLKDIFSEKSLGYLMKIHEKLRQYERQSPTPVLHSAASLAEDVAEELQSGPMSVEEKELLQLLTSPHLKAVLSVHDTVAQKNFDPVLPPLPDDFEDELDEESVKIVRLVKNKEPLGATIRRDESTGSVIVARIMRGGAADRSGLVHVGDELREVNGISIIHKRPDEISQLLSQSQGSITLKIIPAIKEEDHLKESKVYMRAMFDYIPAEDKATPCQEAGLPFKRGDILQVVTQDDPTWWQAKRVGDSNLRAGLIPSKLFQERRLAYRIKVGSLPNPRSPKTATYDQGCDKAGLRRSFRLSRKDRSGSPGGEATPDPTDPDFATYEEVTRYQHRPNERPRLVVLIGSLGARINELKQKVIAENPHRYAVAVPHTTRPKKPHEKEGVEYHFVTKQAFDTDTLSNKFIEHGEYKENQYGTSIEAIRSVQAKNKMCIVDVQPEALKTLRTSEFKPYVIFVKPRIPESRRRRSAATSPAGGEHGRVTDEDLQEMRQSAQQMDQQYGHMVDRVLIKEDSASACAELRGILERLERETFWVPLSWVRT
- the mpp3a gene encoding MAGUK p55 subfamily member 3 isoform X2, producing the protein MKEAMPVLSAGTGLHETLALLTSQLRPDANHKEDMVFLKDIFSEKSLGYLMKIHEKLRQYERQSPTPVLHSAASLAEDVAEELQSGPMSVEEKELLQLLTSPHLKAVLSVHDTVAQKNFDPVLPPLPDDFEDELDEESVKIVRLVKNKEPLGATIRRDESTGSVIVARIMRGGAADRSGLVHVGDELREVNGISIIHKRPDEISQLLSQSQGSITLKIIPAIKEEDHLKESKVYMRAMFDYIPAEDKATPCQEAGLPFKRGDILQVVTQDDPTWWQAKRVGDSNLRAGLIPSKLFQERRLAYRIKVGSLPNPRSPKTATYDQGCDKEDCDCEGYFNGQYIAGLRRSFRLSRKDRSGSPGGEATPDPTDPDFATYEEVTRYQHRPNERPRLVVLIGSLGARINELKQKVIAENPHRYAVAVPHTTRPKKPHEKEGVEYHFVTKQAFDTDTLSNKFIEHGEYKENQYGTSIEAIRSVQAKNKMCIVDVQPEALKTLRTSEFKPYVIFVKPRIPESRRRRSAATSPAGGEHGRVTDEDLQEMRQSAQQMDQQYGHMVDRVLIKEDSASACAELRGILERLERETFWVPLSWVRT